One Pseudomonas brassicacearum genomic region harbors:
- a CDS encoding esterase/lipase family protein — MQRNATTQFPILLVHGLFGFDRIGGFELFQGIKQALRLAGARVFIPYLSATHSNEARGEQLLAQMDRILDSTGAAKVNLIGHSQGALAARYAAALAPDRVASVTSVSGPNHGSELADFLLKALTPGRLPGHVASKIATLFADFISLLNGQTQLPPAAIAALKALTTEGVGAFNDKYPQGLPRNWGEHGPDKVNGVRYYSWSGTLPDAPEERLDATNPSHAFCRAFSEYFITEAGQNDGLVGRFSSHLGKVIRSDYPMDHMDTLHPGAEKLRKDIDPTELYLRHAERLRKAGL, encoded by the coding sequence ATGCAACGGAATGCAACCACTCAATTTCCCATCCTGCTGGTCCATGGGTTGTTCGGGTTTGACAGGATCGGCGGCTTCGAACTTTTCCAGGGCATCAAACAAGCACTACGCCTGGCCGGTGCCCGGGTGTTCATCCCGTATTTGTCGGCCACCCATTCCAATGAGGCCCGGGGCGAACAGCTGCTGGCGCAGATGGATCGGATCCTGGACAGTACCGGCGCGGCCAAAGTCAACCTGATCGGCCATAGCCAAGGTGCGCTGGCCGCCCGCTATGCCGCCGCACTGGCACCCGACAGGGTTGCCTCGGTGACGTCGGTCAGCGGTCCCAACCATGGTTCCGAACTGGCTGATTTCCTGCTCAAGGCCCTCACCCCCGGACGGCTGCCGGGACATGTAGCGAGTAAAATCGCCACGCTTTTCGCCGATTTCATCTCCTTGCTCAATGGCCAGACGCAGCTCCCGCCAGCCGCCATCGCAGCATTAAAAGCCCTGACCACCGAAGGTGTGGGCGCCTTCAACGACAAATATCCCCAAGGCCTGCCAAGGAACTGGGGGGAACACGGTCCGGACAAGGTCAACGGCGTGCGCTACTACTCATGGAGCGGCACGTTGCCAGACGCGCCGGAGGAAAGACTCGATGCAACGAATCCCTCGCATGCGTTCTGCCGTGCCTTTTCCGAATACTTCATTACCGAAGCCGGGCAGAACGACGGCCTGGTCGGGCGCTTCAGCTCGCACCTGGGCAAGGTCATTCGCTCCGACTATCCCATGGACCACATGGACACCCTCCACCCAGGAGCCGAAAAATTGCGCAAGGATATCGACCCGACGGAGCTTTATCTGCGCCACGCCGAGCGCTTGCGCAAAGCCGGCCTTTGA
- a CDS encoding peptidylprolyl isomerase, with protein sequence MNPVGSTPSKNIERNDPMAKATARHILVATEDKCNELKAQIEGGADFAEVAKANSSCPSSRQGGDLGSFGPGQMVKEFDTVVFSAPINVVQGPVKTQFGYHLLEVTSRQD encoded by the coding sequence ATGAATCCGGTAGGCTCAACACCTTCAAAAAATATCGAAAGGAATGACCCCATGGCCAAAGCCACTGCCCGCCACATCCTGGTTGCCACCGAAGACAAGTGCAACGAACTCAAAGCCCAGATCGAAGGCGGCGCCGATTTCGCCGAAGTCGCCAAGGCCAACTCCTCGTGCCCATCCAGCCGTCAAGGCGGTGACCTGGGTTCGTTCGGTCCGGGCCAGATGGTCAAGGAATTCGACACCGTGGTCTTCAGCGCCCCGATCAATGTGGTCCAGGGCCCGGTCAAGACCCAGTTCGGTTATCACCTGCTGGAAGTGACCAGCCGCCAGGACTGA